The following are encoded in a window of Clarias gariepinus isolate MV-2021 ecotype Netherlands chromosome 8, CGAR_prim_01v2, whole genome shotgun sequence genomic DNA:
- the eif3s10 gene encoding eukaryotic translation initiation factor 3 subunit A isoform X2, producing MPAYFQRPENALKRANEFLEVGKKQPALDVLYDVIKSKKHRTWQKIHEPIMLKYLELCVDLRKSHLAKEGLYQYKNICQQVNIKSLEDVVRAYLKLAEEKTETAKEESQQMVLDIEDLDNIQTPESVLLSAVSGEDTQDRTDRLLLTPWVKFLWESYRQCLDLLRNNSKVERLYHDIAQQAFKFCLQYTRKAEFRKLCDNLRMHLGQIQRHHNQSTAINLNNPESQSMHLETRLVQLDSAISMELWQEAFKAVEDIHGLFALSKKPPKPQLMANYYNKVSTVFWKSGNALFHACTLHRLYHLSREMRKNLTQEEMQRMSTRVLLATLSIPITPERTDIARLLDMDGIIVDKHRRLATLLGLQSPPTRQSLINDMVRFNLLQYIISEVKELYSWLEVDFHPLKLCGRVTKVLNWVRDQAEKEPDLQQYVPHLQNNTILRLLQQVAQIYQSIEFSRLASLVPFVDAFQLERSIVDAARHCDLQVRIDHTSRTLSFGSDLNYSTKEDAPVGPFLQNMPSEQIRNQLTAMSSAMAKAIQIIKPASILQEREEQSQQAITAYVKNARKEHQRILARRQTIEERKERLESLNIQREKEELEQREAELQKVRKAEEERLRLEAKEREKERIMQEHEQIKKKTVRERLEQIKKTELGAKAFKDIDIEDLEELDPDFIMAKQVEQLEKEKKELQERLKNQEKKIDYFERAKRLEEIPMIKKAYEEQRIKDMELWELQEEERISNMQVEREKALEHKQRMSRMMEDKENFVSKITAARSFIYEEKLKQFQERLVEERKKRLEERKKQRKEERRSAFYRQKEEEAQRIREEQLKKEREERERQEQEQREEEEREYQERLRKLEEQERKQRARQQEIEDRERRKEEELRKPPEEKATKDWAEKDEGAWRKRTETNDSEWRRPAPEKDWRQEGREENEREEREPPFRKGGEGSRRGPSDDRGLRRGFDDDRAPRRGFDDDRGPRRGFDDDRAPRRGFDDDRGPRRGFDDDRGPRRGFDDDRGPRRGMDDDRGPRRGFDDDRGPRRGIDEPRASRRGADDDWGPRRGGGDEERGGRRGGDEERGGRRGGDDERGGRRGDDDAKPWKPLGRPGGWREREKARAESWGPPRESGDQDDDERDGDDGHEEERFRERRPPREEGGWRKGGSDEPSSWRDSRREDFDRDDRRERHDVRDRRDDRDRDRDRDHRPANRDHEEGGSWRRAEERRDDRKEDRDTPPRPRDRNGDRNAWRSDKEKDPQRRTKNETDDDGWTMVRR from the exons ATGCCGGCGTATTTTCAAAGACCGGAGAACGCTCTGAAAAGAGCGAACG AGTTTCTTGAAGTTGGTAAGAAGCAGCCTGCTTTGGATGTTCTCTATGATGTCATCAAGAGCAAAAAGCATCGAACATGGCAGAAGATCCACGAGCCGATCATGCTCAAGTACCTGGAGCTCTGCGTGGACCTGCGCAAGAGCCACCTGGCCAAGGAGGGCCTTTACCAGTACAAGAACATTTGTCAGCAG GTGAATATCAAGTCTCTGGAGGATGTGGTTCGCGCCTACCTGAAACTTGCAGAGGAGAAGACCGAGACGGCCAAAGAGGAATCTCAGCAAATGGTGCTGGACATAGAGGATCTGGATAACATTCAGACCCCTGAGAG TGTACTGCTGAGCGCCGTGAGCGGAGAGGACACTCAGGACCGTACGGACCGCTTGCTGCTCACTCCTTGGGTCAAATTCCTGTGGGAGTCATACCGTCAGTGTCTGGACCTCCTGAGGAACAACTCCAAAGTGGAGCGTCTTTACCATGACATCGCGCAGCAAG CATTCAAGTTCTGCTTGCAGTACACCCGCAAGGCCGAGTTCCGTAAGCTGTGCGATAACTTGCGCATGCATCTGGGTCAGATCCAAAGACACCACAACCAGAGCACTGCCATCAACCTGAACAACCCCGAGAGCCAGTCCATGCATTTGGAGACTCGTTTGGTGCAGCTGGACAGCGCCATCAGCATGGAGCTCTGGCAG GAAGCTTTCAAGGCTGTCGAGGATATCCACGGACTGTTTGCGCTCTCTAAGAAGCCCCCCAAACCCCAGCTCATGGCCAACTACTACAACAAGGTGTCCACTGTGTTCTGGAAGTCAGGGAATGCTCTGTTCCACGCTTGCACGCTGCACCGCCTCTACCATCTCTCCAGAGAAATGAGGAAGAACCTTACCCAGGAGGAAATGCAAAG GATGTCGACACGTGTGCTTTTGGCCACTCTATCCATCCCAATAACCCCCGAGCGTACTGATATCGCCCGCCTGTTGGATATGGATGGAATTATTGTGGACAAGCATCGCAGACTGGCCACTTTGCTCGGCCTGCAGTCGCCACCCACTCGCCAGAGTCTCATCAATGACATG GTGAGGTTTAATCTTCTTCAGTACATCATTTCTGAAGTAAAGGAGCTGTACAGCTGGCTGGAGGTGGACTTCCATCCCCTCAAACTGTGTGGCCGGGTCACCAAG GTGCTGAACTGGGTGAGGGATCAGGCAGAGAAGGAGCCTGACCTGCAGCAGTACGTTCCTCACTTGCAGAACAACACCATCCTCAGACTTCTGCAGCAG GTGGCTCAGATTTACCAGAGCATCGAGTTCAGCAGGCTGGCCTCTCTCGTGCCGTTTGTGGACGCTTTCCAGCTGGAGCGCTCCATCGTCGACGCTGCACGTCACTGTGACCTGCAG GTGCGCATCGATCATACGTCCCGAACCCTGAGCTTTGGCTCTGATCTGAACTACTCAACTAAAGAGGACGCCCCTGTTGGACCTTTCCTGCAGAACATGCCTTCTGAACAGATCCGTAACCAGCTCACAGCAATGTCGTCCGCTATGGCCAAGgccattcagatcatcaaacctGCTTCTATTCTG CAAGAACGGGAAGAGCAGAGTCAGCAGGCCATCACTGCCTACGTTAAGAACGCTCGTAAGGAGCACCAGCGCATCCTGGCCCGCCGCCAGACCATCGAGGAGCGTAAGGAGCGCCTGGAGAGCCTGAACATCCAACGTGAGAAGGAAGAGCTGGAGCAACGCGAGGCCGAGCTCCAGAAGGTGCGCAAGGCTGAGGAGGAGCGTCTGCGCCTCGAGGccaaggagagggagaaggagcgCATCATGCAGGAGCACGAGCAGATCAAAAAGAAGACTGTGCGCGAGCGTCTCGAGCAGATCAAGAAGACCGAGCTGGGAGCCAAAGCGTTTAAAGACATCGACATTGAG GATCTGGAGGAGTTGGATCCTGATTTCATCATGGCCAAACAGGTGGAGCAACTcgagaaagagaagaaggagCTGCAGGAACGCTTAAAGAATCAGGAAAAGAAG ATCGACTACTTTGAAAGGGCGAAGCGTTTGGAGGAAATCCCCATGATCAAAAAGGCCTATGAGGAACAGCGCATCAAAGATATGGAGCTGTGGGAGCttcaggaggaggagagg ATTAGCAACATGCAAGTGGAGCGTGAGAAGGCTCTCGAGCACAAACAGAGGATGTCCAGGATGATGGAAGATAAGGAGAACTTTGTGTCTAAAATAACAGCTGCCCGAAGCTTCATCTACGAA GAAAAACTGAAGCAGTTCCAGGAGCGCTTGGTGGAGGAGAGAAAGAAGCGTCTCGAAGAGCGCAAGAAGCAGCGCAAGGAGGAGCGACGGAGCGCTTTCTATCGCCAGAAAGAGGAGGAGGCTCAGAGGATCCGGGAGGAACAGCTGAAAAAGG AGCGCGAGGAGCGTGAGCGTCAAGAGCAGGagcagagagaggaggaggagcgcGAGTACCAGGAGCGCCTGCGCAAGCTAGAGGAGCAGGAGAGGAAGCAGCGCGCCAGGCAGCAGGAAATCGAGGATCGTGAGCGACGCAAGGAGGAAGAGCTAAGAAAGCCACCGGAAGAGAAGGCCACCaag GACTGGGCTGAGAAGGACGAGGGCGCGTGGAGGAAGCGTACGGAGACCAATGATTCGGAGTGGAGACGTCCTGCTCCTGAAAA GGATTGGCGTCAGGAAGGACGTGAGGAAAATGAACGCGAGGAGCGCGAGCCACCCTTCAGAAAAGGCGGTGAGGGTTCACGTCGCGGACCTTCGGATGACCGAGGCCTTCGTAGAGGCTTCGATGATGACCGTGCACCCCGACGCGGATTTGACGACGATCGCGGCCCCCGACGTGGCTTTGACGATGACCGAGCACCCAGACGCGGCTTTGACGACGATCGTGGCCCCCGACGCGGCTTTGACGACGATCGTGGCCCCCGACGCGGCTTTGACGACGATCGCGGCCCCCGACGCGGCATGGACGATGACCGTGGTCCTAGGAGGGGATTTGATGATGACCGTGGTCCTCGCCGTGGAATTGACGAGCCCAGAGCCTCCAGACGCGGCGCTGATGATGACTGGGGTCCTAGGAGAGGCGGCGGTGATGAGGAGAGGGGTGGAAGGAGGGGTGGCGATGAAGAGAGAGGAGGCAGAAGGGGCGGCGATGATGAGAGAGGAGGCAGGAGGGGCGATGACGACGCCAAACCTTGGAAACCTTTGGGCAGGCCAG gtggctggagagagagggagaaggctCGTGCGGAGAGCTGGGGTCCTCCTCGTGAATCTGGTGACCAGGATGATGACGAACGCGATGGAGATGATGGTCATGAGGAAGAACGTTTCAGAGAGCGTCGTCCACCCAG GGAGGAAGGAGGCTGGAGGAAGGGCGGATCTGACGAGCCCAGCAGTTGGCGTGACAGCCGCCGTGAGGACTTCGATCGTGACGATCGGCGTGAACGGCATGATGTCAGAGACCGTCGCGATGACAGGGACCGTGATCGCGATCGTGATCACAGACCCGCAAACCGGGACCATGAAGAGG GCGGTTCCTGGCGACGTGCAGAGGAACGTCGAGACGATCGCAAGGAAGACCGTGACACTCCACCGAGACCTCGCGACCGCAACGGTGATAGAAACGCCTGGCGCTCCGATAAAGAAAAAGACCCCCAGCGACGCACCAAGAACGAGACGGACGATGACGGCTGGACCATGGTGCGCCGCTGA
- the eif3s10 gene encoding eukaryotic translation initiation factor 3 subunit A isoform X1, which yields MPAYFQRPENALKRANEFLEVGKKQPALDVLYDVIKSKKHRTWQKIHEPIMLKYLELCVDLRKSHLAKEGLYQYKNICQQVNIKSLEDVVRAYLKLAEEKTETAKEESQQMVLDIEDLDNIQTPESVLLSAVSGEDTQDRTDRLLLTPWVKFLWESYRQCLDLLRNNSKVERLYHDIAQQAFKFCLQYTRKAEFRKLCDNLRMHLGQIQRHHNQSTAINLNNPESQSMHLETRLVQLDSAISMELWQEAFKAVEDIHGLFALSKKPPKPQLMANYYNKVSTVFWKSGNALFHACTLHRLYHLSREMRKNLTQEEMQRMSTRVLLATLSIPITPERTDIARLLDMDGIIVDKHRRLATLLGLQSPPTRQSLINDMVRFNLLQYIISEVKELYSWLEVDFHPLKLCGRVTKVLNWVRDQAEKEPDLQQYVPHLQNNTILRLLQQVAQIYQSIEFSRLASLVPFVDAFQLERSIVDAARHCDLQVRIDHTSRTLSFGSDLNYSTKEDAPVGPFLQNMPSEQIRNQLTAMSSAMAKAIQIIKPASILQEREEQSQQAITAYVKNARKEHQRILARRQTIEERKERLESLNIQREKEELEQREAELQKVRKAEEERLRLEAKEREKERIMQEHEQIKKKTVRERLEQIKKTELGAKAFKDIDIEDLEELDPDFIMAKQVEQLEKEKKELQERLKNQEKKIDYFERAKRLEEIPMIKKAYEEQRIKDMELWELQEEERISNMQVEREKALEHKQRMSRMMEDKENFVSKITAARSFIYEEKLKQFQERLVEERKKRLEERKKQRKEERRSAFYRQKEEEAQRIREEQLKKEREERERQEQEQREEEEREYQERLRKLEEQERKQRARQQEIEDRERRKEEELRKPPEEKATKDWAEKDEGAWRKRTETNDSEWRRPAPENRDWRQEGREENEREEREPPFRKGGEGSRRGPSDDRGLRRGFDDDRAPRRGFDDDRGPRRGFDDDRAPRRGFDDDRGPRRGFDDDRGPRRGFDDDRGPRRGMDDDRGPRRGFDDDRGPRRGIDEPRASRRGADDDWGPRRGGGDEERGGRRGGDEERGGRRGGDDERGGRRGDDDAKPWKPLGRPGGWREREKARAESWGPPRESGDQDDDERDGDDGHEEERFRERRPPREEGGWRKGGSDEPSSWRDSRREDFDRDDRRERHDVRDRRDDRDRDRDRDHRPANRDHEEGGSWRRAEERRDDRKEDRDTPPRPRDRNGDRNAWRSDKEKDPQRRTKNETDDDGWTMVRR from the exons ATGCCGGCGTATTTTCAAAGACCGGAGAACGCTCTGAAAAGAGCGAACG AGTTTCTTGAAGTTGGTAAGAAGCAGCCTGCTTTGGATGTTCTCTATGATGTCATCAAGAGCAAAAAGCATCGAACATGGCAGAAGATCCACGAGCCGATCATGCTCAAGTACCTGGAGCTCTGCGTGGACCTGCGCAAGAGCCACCTGGCCAAGGAGGGCCTTTACCAGTACAAGAACATTTGTCAGCAG GTGAATATCAAGTCTCTGGAGGATGTGGTTCGCGCCTACCTGAAACTTGCAGAGGAGAAGACCGAGACGGCCAAAGAGGAATCTCAGCAAATGGTGCTGGACATAGAGGATCTGGATAACATTCAGACCCCTGAGAG TGTACTGCTGAGCGCCGTGAGCGGAGAGGACACTCAGGACCGTACGGACCGCTTGCTGCTCACTCCTTGGGTCAAATTCCTGTGGGAGTCATACCGTCAGTGTCTGGACCTCCTGAGGAACAACTCCAAAGTGGAGCGTCTTTACCATGACATCGCGCAGCAAG CATTCAAGTTCTGCTTGCAGTACACCCGCAAGGCCGAGTTCCGTAAGCTGTGCGATAACTTGCGCATGCATCTGGGTCAGATCCAAAGACACCACAACCAGAGCACTGCCATCAACCTGAACAACCCCGAGAGCCAGTCCATGCATTTGGAGACTCGTTTGGTGCAGCTGGACAGCGCCATCAGCATGGAGCTCTGGCAG GAAGCTTTCAAGGCTGTCGAGGATATCCACGGACTGTTTGCGCTCTCTAAGAAGCCCCCCAAACCCCAGCTCATGGCCAACTACTACAACAAGGTGTCCACTGTGTTCTGGAAGTCAGGGAATGCTCTGTTCCACGCTTGCACGCTGCACCGCCTCTACCATCTCTCCAGAGAAATGAGGAAGAACCTTACCCAGGAGGAAATGCAAAG GATGTCGACACGTGTGCTTTTGGCCACTCTATCCATCCCAATAACCCCCGAGCGTACTGATATCGCCCGCCTGTTGGATATGGATGGAATTATTGTGGACAAGCATCGCAGACTGGCCACTTTGCTCGGCCTGCAGTCGCCACCCACTCGCCAGAGTCTCATCAATGACATG GTGAGGTTTAATCTTCTTCAGTACATCATTTCTGAAGTAAAGGAGCTGTACAGCTGGCTGGAGGTGGACTTCCATCCCCTCAAACTGTGTGGCCGGGTCACCAAG GTGCTGAACTGGGTGAGGGATCAGGCAGAGAAGGAGCCTGACCTGCAGCAGTACGTTCCTCACTTGCAGAACAACACCATCCTCAGACTTCTGCAGCAG GTGGCTCAGATTTACCAGAGCATCGAGTTCAGCAGGCTGGCCTCTCTCGTGCCGTTTGTGGACGCTTTCCAGCTGGAGCGCTCCATCGTCGACGCTGCACGTCACTGTGACCTGCAG GTGCGCATCGATCATACGTCCCGAACCCTGAGCTTTGGCTCTGATCTGAACTACTCAACTAAAGAGGACGCCCCTGTTGGACCTTTCCTGCAGAACATGCCTTCTGAACAGATCCGTAACCAGCTCACAGCAATGTCGTCCGCTATGGCCAAGgccattcagatcatcaaacctGCTTCTATTCTG CAAGAACGGGAAGAGCAGAGTCAGCAGGCCATCACTGCCTACGTTAAGAACGCTCGTAAGGAGCACCAGCGCATCCTGGCCCGCCGCCAGACCATCGAGGAGCGTAAGGAGCGCCTGGAGAGCCTGAACATCCAACGTGAGAAGGAAGAGCTGGAGCAACGCGAGGCCGAGCTCCAGAAGGTGCGCAAGGCTGAGGAGGAGCGTCTGCGCCTCGAGGccaaggagagggagaaggagcgCATCATGCAGGAGCACGAGCAGATCAAAAAGAAGACTGTGCGCGAGCGTCTCGAGCAGATCAAGAAGACCGAGCTGGGAGCCAAAGCGTTTAAAGACATCGACATTGAG GATCTGGAGGAGTTGGATCCTGATTTCATCATGGCCAAACAGGTGGAGCAACTcgagaaagagaagaaggagCTGCAGGAACGCTTAAAGAATCAGGAAAAGAAG ATCGACTACTTTGAAAGGGCGAAGCGTTTGGAGGAAATCCCCATGATCAAAAAGGCCTATGAGGAACAGCGCATCAAAGATATGGAGCTGTGGGAGCttcaggaggaggagagg ATTAGCAACATGCAAGTGGAGCGTGAGAAGGCTCTCGAGCACAAACAGAGGATGTCCAGGATGATGGAAGATAAGGAGAACTTTGTGTCTAAAATAACAGCTGCCCGAAGCTTCATCTACGAA GAAAAACTGAAGCAGTTCCAGGAGCGCTTGGTGGAGGAGAGAAAGAAGCGTCTCGAAGAGCGCAAGAAGCAGCGCAAGGAGGAGCGACGGAGCGCTTTCTATCGCCAGAAAGAGGAGGAGGCTCAGAGGATCCGGGAGGAACAGCTGAAAAAGG AGCGCGAGGAGCGTGAGCGTCAAGAGCAGGagcagagagaggaggaggagcgcGAGTACCAGGAGCGCCTGCGCAAGCTAGAGGAGCAGGAGAGGAAGCAGCGCGCCAGGCAGCAGGAAATCGAGGATCGTGAGCGACGCAAGGAGGAAGAGCTAAGAAAGCCACCGGAAGAGAAGGCCACCaag GACTGGGCTGAGAAGGACGAGGGCGCGTGGAGGAAGCGTACGGAGACCAATGATTCGGAGTGGAGACGTCCTGCTCCTGAAAA CAGGGATTGGCGTCAGGAAGGACGTGAGGAAAATGAACGCGAGGAGCGCGAGCCACCCTTCAGAAAAGGCGGTGAGGGTTCACGTCGCGGACCTTCGGATGACCGAGGCCTTCGTAGAGGCTTCGATGATGACCGTGCACCCCGACGCGGATTTGACGACGATCGCGGCCCCCGACGTGGCTTTGACGATGACCGAGCACCCAGACGCGGCTTTGACGACGATCGTGGCCCCCGACGCGGCTTTGACGACGATCGTGGCCCCCGACGCGGCTTTGACGACGATCGCGGCCCCCGACGCGGCATGGACGATGACCGTGGTCCTAGGAGGGGATTTGATGATGACCGTGGTCCTCGCCGTGGAATTGACGAGCCCAGAGCCTCCAGACGCGGCGCTGATGATGACTGGGGTCCTAGGAGAGGCGGCGGTGATGAGGAGAGGGGTGGAAGGAGGGGTGGCGATGAAGAGAGAGGAGGCAGAAGGGGCGGCGATGATGAGAGAGGAGGCAGGAGGGGCGATGACGACGCCAAACCTTGGAAACCTTTGGGCAGGCCAG gtggctggagagagagggagaaggctCGTGCGGAGAGCTGGGGTCCTCCTCGTGAATCTGGTGACCAGGATGATGACGAACGCGATGGAGATGATGGTCATGAGGAAGAACGTTTCAGAGAGCGTCGTCCACCCAG GGAGGAAGGAGGCTGGAGGAAGGGCGGATCTGACGAGCCCAGCAGTTGGCGTGACAGCCGCCGTGAGGACTTCGATCGTGACGATCGGCGTGAACGGCATGATGTCAGAGACCGTCGCGATGACAGGGACCGTGATCGCGATCGTGATCACAGACCCGCAAACCGGGACCATGAAGAGG GCGGTTCCTGGCGACGTGCAGAGGAACGTCGAGACGATCGCAAGGAAGACCGTGACACTCCACCGAGACCTCGCGACCGCAACGGTGATAGAAACGCCTGGCGCTCCGATAAAGAAAAAGACCCCCAGCGACGCACCAAGAACGAGACGGACGATGACGGCTGGACCATGGTGCGCCGCTGA